Proteins from one Rosa chinensis cultivar Old Blush chromosome 7, RchiOBHm-V2, whole genome shotgun sequence genomic window:
- the LOC121050658 gene encoding disease resistance protein RUN1-like, giving the protein MKQGQNTLQEDNPGLVDDATMESSSTCRSKYDVFLSFRGPDTRKGITSELYYQLQNEGIQTFMDDQDLEVGDSISPELLKAIEDSSFAIIVLSQNYAVSTWCLEELTKICECMKDNKKILPLFYYVEPTDVRYQKKSFKDAFTNHINSGRYKSKTILQWRDALNKVASFTGWTTQEFRTERELVERIVEDVYGKVASIEINRRDFQELETRKEAMEKIMGALEDDEVTAVGVYGMGGIGKTTMVKHVSDEARRKGTFRHVIMAGISHSPDLKKIQGILADRLAIQLKDQTETGRGNKLSKAIKRKNKMLIILDDIWEAIDLSIIGIPSYKELQNRNSKILFTTRSLDVCKSMESQPNILLDVLSDQDSWKFFVMITKLSFEIPSPFYNVARDVARGCAGLPIALEAVAKALKEKEMNEWNEAAQRLKVSQPATHDDVRVFNCVKFSYDCLRSEDAKSCFLLCGLFPQEYDIQIEDLLTYGFGKGLFQNCRICNTLKDARDIVHSEVRYLKSSGLLLGGKHDGQIRMHDVIRQMAILISFSEDGQRALVKAGCKLQKWPKINPQAGYYAISLMMNKIPKLPEKFVCPKLQILLLQHNPDVKEIPNSFLESLNELRVLDLSKTSISSLPSKFDFLNNLHTLYLDSCETSFDLSVLGKLKKLEILSLRECCHKVPKEIGDLANLRMLDITESRIVKIASNVISSLKELEELYLQCNFEDWGCKVEEAGEETNVHFDELVGLPYLTSLKVHISQAKFLPTAVEVHPDWEHFDICISNEDVEVIESTWKPRFSRDDSRTLTLSTTIHTLPEWFINVVTKKAEKLQYRKCKALKNILVEHDHGGLQELRHLSIVGRHENLKEVMNAETWDSKERVFEKLEELHLFEVDNIKKLCVGELPSGSLCNLMLLDVRWCHDLVNALLQSSLLERLQSLEKLLCAHMDGVEFVFEYGQTTICKKLREMRLCYLPKLIKIWNGHAPHASFHNLKILAVSRCKKLKS; this is encoded by the exons ATGAAGCAGGGTCAAAATACGCTACAAGAGGATAATCCAGGATTAGTCGATGATGCCACTATGGAATCTTCATCAACATGTCGGTCGAAGTATGATGTGTTTTTGAGTTTCAGGGGTCCTGACACTCGCAAAGGTATCACATCTGAATTATATTATCAACTGCAAAATGAAGGAATTCAAACATTCATGGATGACCAAGACCTTGAAGTAGGGGATAGTATTTCTCCTGAACTCCTAAAAGCAATTGAAGATTCAAGTTTCGCTATCATTGTTCTCTCGCAAAACTATGCTGTTTCAACATGGTGTTTAGAGGAACTCACCAAGATTTGTGAATGTATGAAAGACAACAAAAAAATTTTGCCACTTTTTTATTATGTCGAGCCTACTGATGTACGATATCAGAAGAAGAGTTTCAAAGATGCTTTCACTAATCATATAAACTCTGGGCGATACAAATCAAAGACCATTCTGCAGTGGAGAGATGCTTTAAACAAAGTGGCCAGTTTCACCGGGTGGACAACACAAGAATTTAG GACTGAAAGAGAACTTGTTGAACGCATTGTTGAAGATGTGTATGGTAAAGTAGCATCAATTGAAATCAACAGGAGAGATTTTCAAGAACTTGAAACAAGAAAAGAAGCCATGGAGAAGATTATGGGGGCGCTAGAAGATGACGAGGTCACTGCCGTTGGGGTCTACGGAATGGGCGGCATTGGAAAGACAACCATGGTAAAACACGTCAGTGATGAAGCCCGAAGAAAAGGGACTTTTCGTCACGTGATTATGGCAGGCATATCCCATAGCCCTGACTTGAAAAAAATTCAAGGCATATTAGCAGATCGGCTGGCCATCCAATTAAAGGACCAGACAGAAACTGGAAGAGGCAATAAATTGAGCAAGGCgataaagagaaaaaataagaTGCTTATAATCTTGGATGACATATGGGAGGCAATAGATTTGTCAATCATAGGAATTCCTAGCTACAAGGAGCTTCAAAATCGCAATTCCAAAATCCTATTCACCACAAGGAGTTTGGATGTTTGCAAATCCATGGAGAGCCAACCAAACATTCTCCTCGATGTGTTATCAGATCAAGATTCTTGGAAGTTCTTTGTGATGATAACAAAATTGTCTTTTGAAATACCATCCCCTTTCTATAATGTAGCAAGGGATGTCGCAAGAGGATGTGCTGGTCTTCCAATTGCATTGGAAGCAGTTGCAAAGGCACttaaagagaaagaaatgaaTGAATGGAATGAAGCAGCTCAGCGGCTAAAGGTTTCTCAACCGGCCACCCATGATGATGTGAGAGTGTTCAACTGTGTAAAGTTCAGCTATGATTGCTTGAGATCAGAAGATGCCAAGTCTTGCTTCTTGCTTTGCGGCCTTTTCCCTCAAGAATATGATATCCAAATTGAAGACTTGCTAACGTATGGGTTCGGGAAAGGACTGTTTCAAAACTGCCGAATTTGCAACACATTGAAAGACGCTAGAGACATTGTCCATTCAGAGGTCCGGTACCTTAAATCTTCTGGCTTGCTCTTGGGCGGTAAACATGATGGACAGATAAGGATGCATGATGTCATTCGACAGATGGCCatattaatttcattttctgaaGATGGCCAACGTGCTTTGGTAAAAGCTGGCTGCAAATTACAGAAGTGGCCAAAGATTAATCCACAGGCAGGCTACTACGCAATTTCACTAATGATGAACAAAATTCCCAAGCTTCCGGAAAAGTTTGTCTGTCCAAAACTCCAGATATTATTACTACAACACAATCCTGACGTAAAGGAGATCCCGAATTCTTTTCTGGAAAGTCTGAATGAATTAAGGGTGTTGGATCTTAGCAAAACTAGTATTTCTTCACTACCCTCAAAATTTGATTTCCTAAACAACCTCCATACATTGTATTTAGATTCTTGTGAGACAAGTTTTGACCTGTCTGTACTCGGAAAACTTAAGAAGCTTGAGATTCTTAGTCTGAGAGAATGTTGTCATAAGGTTCCAAAAGAAATAGGAGACTTGGCCAATCTAAGGATGTTGGACATCACTGAATCGCGGATTGTTAAAATTGCATCTAACGTGATATCAAGTTTAAAAGAATTAGAGGAACTGTACTTGCAATGTAATTTTGAAGACTGGGGGTGTAAAGTTGAGGAAGCCGGAGAAGAAACTAATGTTCACTTTGATGAGTTGGTTGGATTGCCATATTTAACCAGTCTCAAGGTTCACATATCTCAAGCAAAATTCTTGCCTACAGCTGTTGAGGTCCATCCAGATTGGGAACACTTTGATATATGTATCAGCAACGAGGACGTGGAAGTGATAGAATCCACTTGGAAACCGCGCTTCTCTCGTGATGATTCAAGAACCTTAACTCTTAGCACAACAATTCATACCTTACCGGAGTGGTTTATCAATGTGGTGACAAAGAAAGCAGAGAAACTACAATACAGAAAATGCAAGGCATTAAAAAACATTCTTGTGGAACATGACCATGGGGGATTACAAGAGCTGAGGCATCTCTCCATAGTTGGGCGCCATGAGAATTTGAAAGAGGTTATGAATGCAGAAACATGGGATTCAAAGGAACGTGTATTTGAGAAGTTGGAAGAGTTGCATCTCTTTGAGGTGGACAACATCAAAAAGTTATGTGTTGGTGAATTACCATCTGGGTCGCTATGCAATCTCATGTTATTGGATGTGAGATGGTGTCATGACCTGGTGAATGCACTTTTACAATCAAGTTTGTTGGAGAGACTGCAGTCCCTGGAAAAACTTCTCTGTGCACATATGGATGGAGTGGAATTTGTGTTTGAATATGGTCAAACTACTATCTGCAAAAAGTTGCGAGAAATGAGATTGTGCTATCTACCAAAACTAATAAAGATATGGAATGGTCATGCTCCACATGCAAGCTTCCATAATCTTAAAATTTTGGCAGTTAGCAGGTGCAAGAAGCTGAAAA GTTAA
- the LOC112177999 gene encoding uncharacterized protein LOC112177999, with amino-acid sequence MSPFEAVYGHKTRAPIDLIPMTVSHRPSQSANEFARHIHELHAEIYRRINRSNEQYKKAVDVHRAFKEFSVGDFVMVRVRFERFSKGKAKKLQTRSIGLFKVLQKVGTNAYVLELPPEMGISSTFNVEDLLPHREPMVPVLPFSSKFSPITPPLPRSKVPKRDVVENIVDEQVVSTRQGGYQKYLIKWKDRPNSDNTWVTKEELQRIDPDIRERYYSFISPEVSSS; translated from the coding sequence ATGAGTCCCTTTGAAGCTGTTTATGGTCACAAGACCAGAGCTCCAATAGATCTCATTCCCATGACAGTTTCACATAGGCCATCACAGTCAGCTAATGAATTTGCACGTCATATTCATGAGCTGCATGCTGAGATTTATCGTCGGATTAACAGGAGCAATGAGCAATATAAAAAGGCTGTTGATGTACATCGAGCATTCAAGGAATTTTCAGTGGGAGACTTTGTCATGGTTCGAGTTAGATTTGAACGTTTCTCTAAAGGGAAGGCAAAGAAGTTACAAACTCGCAGCATTGGACTTTTTAAAGTATTGCAGAAGGTTGGAACCAATGCATATGTGTTAGAACTCCCTCCAGAAATGGGAATCAGTTCTACTTTTAATGTGGAGGACTTACTGCCCCATAGAGAACCTATGGTGCCTGTGTTGCCATTTTCTTCTAAATTTTCACCAATCACCCCACCTTTGCCTCGTTCTAAAGTTCCTAAGAGAGATGTAGTGGAAAACATTGTGGATGAGCAGGTTGTTTCGACAAGACAAGGTGGCTACCAAAAGTACCTAATTAAATGGAAGGACAGACCAAATTCTGACAACACTTGGGTAACTAAGGAGGAGCTGCAGCGCATCGATCCAGATATTCGGGAAAGATACTACAGCTTTATCTCACCGGAGGTGAGTTCTTCCTAG
- the LOC121050859 gene encoding probable disease resistance protein At4g27220, giving the protein MRGCPDEFWPFASDICSQEQVQFNSIQHYSALQTRLWGDIQIVSGDEEWKYDVFLSFRGRDTRRITDQLYDRLQRRGIKMFKDNENLLVGTDISRTLTEAIEESRFAIVVLSQNYASSTWCLEELRTICECMKDQKRILPLFYYVDPTDVRYQKTSFGDAFTKHSRQHKSETILRWRNALIKVASFSGWNSMNFKTENELVDSIVEFLYNKVLPDATEFTFEVFEATRKAMDEVMKAAKDDEVITVGVFGMGGVGKTTMVKHIAMQAFEKGIFDHVIMAVVSERPDFERIQQTLADQLGVKLELETEIGRAARLRKEIMRRNKILIILNDIRERMNLSSLGIPSPNELRMCNSKVLLTTRRLNVCDDMECQPKISLNVLSEQDSWYLFVRNARRSFESVNLEDVARRVARECCGLPIALIAVARALGDKDLLEWKKAAQALKNSQFANSDDHGEASKCIKLSYDYLKDEDSKLCFLFCALFPEYHDIQIEDLFKHAYGKGLFRNAETIEEARGRADSVVRYLKDSSLLLDSEEDGCVRMHPVVRDTALRIASSEDRHGFLVKADFSLQSH; this is encoded by the exons ATGCGGGGCTGCCCCGATGAGTTTTGGCCCTTTGCTTCTGACATCTGCAGCCAGGAGCAAGTCCAATTCAATAGTATTCAACATTATAGCGCTCTACAGACAAG ACTGTGGGGAGACATCCAAATTGTATCCGGAGATGAGGAGTGGAAGTATGATGTGTTTTTGAGTTTCCGCGGTCGTGACACTCGCCGTATCACAGATCAACTATACGATCGACTGCAGAGGAGGGGAATTAAAATGTTCAAGGATAATGAAAATCTTTTAGTAGGGACTGATATTTCTCGCACTCTTACGGAAGCAATTGAAGAATCAAGGTTTGCAATCGTTGTACTGTCGCAAAATTATGCTAGTTCTACTTGGTGTTTGGAGGAACTTAGAACGATCTGTGAGTGCATGAAAGACCAGAAGAGAATTCTGCCACTTTTTTATTATGTCGACCCTACTGATGTACGATATCAGAAGACGAGTTTCGGAGATGCTTTCACTAAGCACTCTAGGCAACACAAATCAGAGACCATTCTGCGGTGGAGAAATGCTTTAATCAAAGTGGCCAGTTTCTCTGGGTGGAATTCTATGAATTTTAA GACTGAAAATGAACTTGTTGACAGCATTGTAGAATTTCTCTACAATAAAGTACTACCCGATGCAACTGAGTTCACATTCGAAGTATTTGAAGCAACAAGAAAAGCCATGGATGAGGTTATGAAGGCAGCAAAAGATGATGAGGTCATTACCGTTGGGGTCTTCGGAATGGGAGGCGTCGGCAAGACAACCATGGTAAAACACATCGCTATGCAAGCCTTCGAGAAGGGGATTTTTGACCATGTGATTATGGCTGTCGTATCAGAACGCCCTGACTTCGAAAGAATTCAACAGACATTGGCAGACCAGCTGGGCGTCAAATTAGAGTTGGAGACAGAAATTGGAAGAGCAGCTAGATTGCGTAAGGAGATAATGAGAAGAAACAAGATTCTTATAATCCTGAATGACATTCGGGAGAGAATGAATTTGTCAAGCTTAGGTATTCCCAGCCCAAATGAGCTACGAATGTGCAATTCCAAAGTCCTACTCACCACAAGGAGATTGAATGTCTGTGATGACATGGAGTGCCAACCAAAGATCAGCCTCAACGTTCTCTCAGAACAAGATTCTTGGTACTTGTTTGTGAGAAATGCAAGAAGGTCATTTGAATCGGTGAATTTAGAGGATGTAGCGAGGAGGGTAGCTAGAGAGTGTTGTGGTCTACCGATTGCATTGATAGCAGTTGCAAGGGCACTTGGAGATAAAGATCTACTGGAATGGAAAAAAGCAGCTCAAGCACTAAAGAACTCGCAATTTGCCAACTCTGATGATCACGGAGAAGCATCCAAATGTATAAAATTAAGCTATGATTACCTGAAAGATGAGGATTCCAAGTTATGCTTCTTGTTTTGTGCCCTATTTCCAGAATACCATGATATCCAGATAGAAGACTTGTTCAAGCATGCATATGGGAAAGGATTGTTTCGAAATGCCGAAACTATCGAAGAAGCCAGAGGAAGAGCAGATTCAGTGGTCAGGTACCTGAAAGATTCTAGCTTGCTTTTGGATAGTGAAGAAGATGGATGTGTAAGGATGCATCCTGTCGTCCGGGACACAGCCCTGAGAATTGCATCATCTGAAGATAGGCATGGGTTTTTGGTAAAAGCTGATTTTAGTCTGCAATCTCACTAA